The following coding sequences lie in one Candidatus Nitrospira allomarina genomic window:
- a CDS encoding sigma-54-dependent Fis family transcriptional regulator, with the protein MERIERNYRVLLNVAIVLNSQRDTNSLWQAIIEQIEQVMPWARVSVTLYDRKSDGFQFYVVTTHLAKVVIQGDTVIPRIGSAMGWVYDHKTLHVRPDLKQEQVFLEDQWYVEEGLGRMINLPLLVRGKCVGVLNLGSVDAGNPDPDAIEFLSQVAMQIAYAIDHVQAYEEINLLRQQLARENIYLVEELKLTKHFGAMVGRSQAFQHVLELAREVAPTTATVLITGETGTGKELLAQAIHDWSMRANKPFIRVNCAALPAGLVESELFGHEKGAFTGADSRREGRFELAHGGTLLLDEIGEIPMETQAKLLRVIQDGMVDRVGGKQSIPVDIRLMASTNADLPSAIEQGRFRADLFYRLHVFPITIPPLRARPEDIPELAQHFLEHYAMKLKRPCETIEPDSLQRLIRYSWPGNIRELENVIERAVILSHQKILRIDERLLILHNATHESKAPAGLVDFERQHILQTLASSNWQIEGEGGAAEQLGLAPSTLRSRIKKLGLQRPTRP; encoded by the coding sequence GTGGAACGAATTGAGAGAAATTACCGGGTGCTACTGAACGTCGCGATTGTGCTTAATTCACAACGGGATACCAATAGTCTCTGGCAGGCCATTATCGAGCAGATTGAACAGGTCATGCCCTGGGCCCGGGTCAGTGTGACTTTATATGACCGTAAGTCTGATGGATTTCAATTTTATGTGGTGACGACTCATTTGGCGAAAGTCGTGATCCAAGGGGATACCGTGATACCGCGTATTGGGAGTGCAATGGGGTGGGTGTACGATCACAAGACGTTACATGTCCGTCCTGACCTCAAACAGGAGCAGGTCTTTCTGGAAGATCAATGGTATGTGGAGGAAGGGCTAGGACGCATGATTAACCTTCCGCTCCTGGTCAGAGGAAAGTGTGTGGGGGTATTGAATCTTGGGAGCGTTGATGCGGGTAACCCGGATCCAGATGCGATTGAGTTTTTATCCCAAGTGGCAATGCAAATTGCCTATGCAATTGACCATGTGCAGGCTTATGAGGAAATTAATCTGCTGCGTCAGCAGTTGGCACGGGAAAATATCTATCTGGTGGAGGAACTTAAGCTGACAAAGCACTTCGGGGCCATGGTAGGACGAAGCCAGGCTTTTCAGCATGTATTGGAACTTGCCCGCGAGGTCGCTCCTACGACGGCGACCGTCCTGATCACGGGGGAAACCGGAACAGGGAAGGAACTCCTGGCCCAAGCCATTCATGATTGGAGCATGCGAGCGAACAAACCGTTTATTAGAGTCAATTGTGCGGCTCTTCCGGCAGGATTAGTTGAAAGCGAATTATTTGGTCACGAAAAAGGAGCGTTTACCGGAGCCGATTCCAGGCGTGAGGGGCGTTTTGAGTTAGCCCATGGTGGGACCTTGTTATTAGACGAAATCGGGGAAATTCCTATGGAGACCCAAGCGAAATTATTACGAGTAATCCAGGACGGGATGGTTGATCGTGTGGGTGGGAAGCAGTCTATCCCGGTGGATATTCGGTTGATGGCCTCAACGAATGCCGATCTGCCATCAGCCATTGAACAAGGTCGTTTTCGTGCTGACCTTTTCTATCGACTTCATGTGTTTCCGATTACCATCCCTCCCCTCCGTGCTCGGCCGGAAGATATTCCGGAACTCGCACAGCATTTTCTGGAGCACTATGCTATGAAACTCAAACGGCCCTGCGAAACCATTGAACCCGATTCTTTGCAGCGGCTTATCCGGTATTCCTGGCCCGGCAATATTCGAGAATTGGAAAATGTTATTGAACGGGCGGTGATTCTCTCACACCAAAAGATTCTGCGTATCGATGAACGGCTTTTGATTCTTCATAATGCCACGCATGAATCAAAGGCTCCGGCTGGATTAGTGGATTTTGAACGGCAACATATTCTTCAGACCC
- a CDS encoding ATP-binding cassette domain-containing protein, translated as MNPWALEIQHVSKQFPDGTYALQNIEWGVKEGETMALIGESGSGKTTFLRLLNRLIEPTTGTVVIQGEPASAQDPIQLRRRLGYVPQDGGLFPHWTIKQNVCLVPHLLGWTLEQQLERVDMLLPLMNLNPSQIAERYPIELSGGQRQRVAVARALAADPPIVLLDEPFGALDPLTRHDLQDQFLSLQTRLQKTMVLVTHDMSEAFRLGDRITILKEGCIQQVGTPHQILHSPATPYVHLLVQHYHAYRG; from the coding sequence ATGAACCCCTGGGCACTGGAAATCCAACATGTCAGCAAGCAATTCCCGGATGGCACCTATGCCCTTCAGAACATTGAATGGGGTGTGAAAGAGGGGGAAACTATGGCGCTGATTGGGGAAAGCGGATCCGGAAAAACCACCTTTTTGCGTCTTCTGAATCGGCTGATAGAACCAACGACCGGTACCGTCGTCATTCAAGGCGAGCCCGCCTCTGCACAGGATCCAATTCAATTGCGTCGACGACTGGGGTATGTCCCACAAGATGGCGGACTTTTCCCTCACTGGACCATCAAGCAAAATGTCTGCCTCGTCCCTCATTTATTGGGATGGACATTGGAACAGCAACTCGAACGAGTCGACATGCTCTTACCTCTCATGAACCTGAATCCCTCGCAAATTGCCGAACGCTACCCCATTGAACTATCGGGGGGACAGCGGCAGCGCGTGGCCGTGGCACGTGCTCTGGCAGCCGATCCGCCCATCGTCCTGCTCGACGAACCATTTGGCGCGTTAGATCCGCTCACGCGTCATGACCTGCAGGACCAATTTCTCTCCCTTCAAACCCGATTGCAGAAAACCATGGTCCTGGTGACCCATGACATGTCAGAAGCCTTTAGGCTAGGCGACCGGATTACCATCCTCAAAGAAGGATGCATTCAGCAAGTCGGGACTCCACACCAAATTCTTCATTCACCGGCTACGCCCTATGTTCATTTGCTCGTTCAACATTATCACGCTTATCGAGGTTAA
- a CDS encoding ferredoxin--NADP reductase translates to MGKLTKPSSYHVALRKRQEIAKGTMAFYFDRPAGFTFTAGQFIDLSLPKLSASDLEGQIRALTLASAPSEQQLMVATRLRDTPFKRMLAKMPLGTTVDLEGPFGQFTLPSDDSRTIVLLAGGIGITPFRSMLVESAHHKFSHHFILLYSNRHQEDAAFLDELQTLQQENTHFRCVGTMTSPNGGTETWEGETGRIDPVMLRKYVKEAKAALYYVVGPPAMVDGLRRMLESIDIPKTNIRSEEFVGY, encoded by the coding sequence ATGGGAAAACTCACCAAGCCTTCCAGTTATCACGTGGCATTGAGAAAGCGTCAGGAGATCGCCAAGGGTACAATGGCGTTCTATTTTGACCGACCGGCTGGATTCACCTTTACAGCTGGGCAGTTTATCGATCTGTCATTACCGAAACTTTCCGCATCCGATCTGGAAGGCCAAATACGGGCCCTGACCCTTGCCAGCGCTCCTTCCGAACAACAGCTCATGGTCGCCACCCGTCTTCGGGACACCCCCTTTAAACGCATGTTGGCAAAAATGCCTCTTGGAACGACAGTTGACCTTGAAGGTCCATTCGGACAATTTACGCTACCGTCCGATGATTCCCGAACGATCGTTCTTCTCGCAGGAGGAATCGGGATTACACCGTTCCGAAGTATGCTGGTCGAATCCGCTCATCACAAATTCTCACATCATTTTATTCTTCTTTATTCAAACCGGCATCAGGAAGATGCCGCTTTTCTTGATGAACTGCAAACCCTCCAACAAGAGAATACGCATTTTAGGTGTGTTGGAACGATGACGAGCCCAAACGGAGGGACGGAAACCTGGGAAGGTGAAACCGGCCGGATAGACCCTGTCATGCTTCGAAAATATGTCAAAGAGGCGAAAGCGGCTCTTTATTATGTTGTGGGGCCCCCTGCAATGGTTGATGGATTACGAAGGATGCTTGAGTCTATCGACATTCCAAAGACCAATATTCGCTCTGAAGAATTTGTGGGCTATTGA
- a CDS encoding aminotransferase class V-fold PLP-dependent enzyme, whose protein sequence is MIYLNPAGLAPFNHDVQQEISRTLNTFSHLLYAEAGIQYYRDTLQKCRRTIADWLRLNDEQRLAFMPNTTTACSLVLSQINWKPGNVLLTTTHENSTILNEINKLSDRGVRVITLNPDVPSGFLPALERTLNEQPIQAIVISHVSHFDGRIFPITAIQDLAQSHHTLLIVDGAQAVGHIPVSFQEISPYAYFFPGHKWCTGPMGTGALIVGKDGHQETQPYWSGYELGTQNISLIAGFAKACHLKAQQDPHKHILEQVREEWKVCLGYYPGIRIIEWDGAHAPGIITFACLDEHTEQAMHTLSSTHSIAWKTLTHPSHPSNLSIRISWTTDTSSVDIRSTLALFSSRSKK, encoded by the coding sequence ATGATTTATCTCAATCCGGCTGGACTCGCTCCGTTCAACCATGACGTGCAGCAAGAAATTTCACGGACACTCAACACATTCAGTCACTTGTTATACGCGGAAGCCGGCATTCAGTATTACCGGGACACACTTCAGAAATGCCGACGGACCATTGCGGATTGGTTGAGGTTGAATGATGAACAGCGGCTCGCCTTCATGCCCAATACCACAACTGCATGTAGCCTGGTCCTTTCTCAAATCAATTGGAAACCTGGAAATGTTCTTCTAACCACCACTCATGAAAATTCAACGATTCTCAATGAAATCAACAAACTCAGTGACCGTGGAGTCCGCGTCATTACACTTAACCCGGATGTCCCCTCCGGCTTTCTTCCCGCGCTTGAACGCACTCTAAATGAACAACCCATTCAGGCCATTGTCATCAGTCACGTCTCTCATTTTGATGGGCGTATCTTTCCCATTACCGCAATCCAGGACCTGGCGCAGTCACACCACACGCTGCTCATCGTCGATGGGGCGCAAGCCGTCGGACATATTCCAGTTTCTTTTCAGGAGATTTCTCCCTATGCGTATTTTTTCCCTGGCCATAAATGGTGCACAGGCCCAATGGGAACCGGCGCGCTGATCGTCGGGAAAGACGGTCACCAAGAAACGCAACCCTATTGGTCCGGATACGAATTGGGTACCCAGAATATTAGCTTAATCGCCGGATTTGCCAAAGCCTGCCATCTCAAGGCCCAACAAGATCCACACAAACACATCCTTGAACAGGTGCGAGAAGAATGGAAAGTCTGTCTCGGATACTATCCTGGCATTCGGATTATCGAATGGGACGGGGCGCATGCTCCCGGCATCATAACGTTTGCCTGCCTTGACGAACACACGGAACAGGCCATGCACACCCTTTCCTCCACTCATTCCATTGCCTGGAAAACCCTCACCCATCCTTCCCATCCCTCAAACCTTTCGATCCGTATCTCATGGACTACCGACACATCAAGTGTCGACATCCGTTCAACCCTTGCATTGTTTTCCTCACGCTCAAAAAAGTGA
- a CDS encoding sigma-54-dependent Fis family transcriptional regulator: MTHSTDQLARNFYQTLLEVTNILNSQRNTEDLWKAITGHIRKVISWERAGITLYHSDIDAFRFYAVETSMPLVKLKCDAIIPREGSAMGWVYNHRRLHIRPHLQQNPVFLEDAFYHEEGLGRMINIPMIVGDNCIGSLNIGSVESGDPDPENVLFLRQVATQIAFAIDHVRAYEQINHLKEQLTRENAYLLEEIKVTYDFGAMVGNSQKFKNVLDLAQAVAPTTTSVLIMGETGTGKELLARLLHELSPRNLKPFVRVNCAALPSGLVESELFGHEKGAFTGAETGRPGKFELANGGTLFLDEIGEMPIEAQAKLLRVLQDGIVERVGSIEGKAVDVRIIAATNSDLSKAIAEGRFRSDLYYRLHVFPIVVPPLRERLHDIPLLVRHFMEKNRLQFRRNCQEIDDRSMEMLVQYPWPGNVRELKNVIERAMILCQSSVMHVEDSLLQSPAHDMDAMPPTQLKDVERTRILQALAACEWRIDGPLGAAKHLGLHPSTLRSRLKKFGIKRHSE; this comes from the coding sequence ATGACTCACTCAACCGATCAACTAGCCCGAAACTTCTATCAAACCTTGTTGGAAGTCACAAACATCTTAAATTCCCAACGGAATACGGAAGATCTGTGGAAAGCCATTACGGGACACATTAGAAAGGTGATTTCCTGGGAACGCGCGGGCATTACGCTATATCATTCTGACATAGATGCTTTTCGGTTTTACGCGGTGGAAACAAGTATGCCGCTGGTGAAGCTGAAATGTGATGCCATCATTCCTCGAGAAGGCAGTGCAATGGGATGGGTGTATAATCACCGGCGTCTTCATATACGTCCTCATTTACAACAAAATCCCGTATTTTTAGAAGATGCATTTTATCACGAGGAGGGTCTGGGAAGAATGATCAATATTCCCATGATTGTTGGGGATAATTGCATCGGATCTTTGAATATCGGCAGTGTGGAATCCGGTGATCCGGATCCGGAAAATGTCTTGTTTTTACGCCAAGTGGCGACTCAAATTGCTTTTGCCATTGATCATGTACGGGCCTATGAACAGATCAACCACCTGAAGGAACAGCTCACCCGTGAAAATGCCTATCTTTTAGAAGAAATCAAAGTTACGTACGATTTTGGAGCGATGGTTGGAAATAGTCAAAAGTTTAAGAACGTGCTGGACTTGGCCCAGGCCGTTGCCCCGACTACGACCTCGGTGCTCATTATGGGGGAAACGGGAACGGGAAAAGAACTATTGGCGCGATTACTTCACGAGTTGAGCCCACGAAATTTAAAGCCTTTTGTTCGAGTCAATTGTGCGGCTTTACCTTCAGGTCTGGTGGAGAGTGAGCTCTTTGGCCATGAGAAAGGGGCGTTTACCGGTGCAGAGACTGGAAGACCAGGCAAATTTGAATTAGCCAATGGTGGCACCTTGTTTCTTGATGAAATCGGGGAGATGCCGATCGAAGCCCAGGCAAAACTCCTGAGGGTTTTACAAGATGGAATCGTGGAACGAGTAGGCAGTATTGAGGGGAAAGCCGTCGATGTGCGAATCATTGCCGCCACCAATAGCGATTTAAGCAAGGCGATTGCCGAAGGTCGTTTTCGTTCCGACTTATATTACCGATTGCATGTCTTTCCGATTGTTGTGCCACCTCTCCGGGAACGTCTGCATGATATTCCGCTTCTGGTGCGACATTTTATGGAGAAAAATCGCTTGCAGTTTAGACGAAACTGTCAGGAAATCGATGATCGTTCAATGGAAATGCTGGTTCAGTATCCATGGCCGGGTAATGTACGGGAACTGAAAAATGTGATTGAACGAGCCATGATTCTTTGCCAATCGTCCGTCATGCATGTGGAGGATTCATTATTGCAGTCACCGGCACACGACATGGATGCCATGCCGCCCACTCAATTAAAAGACGTGGAGCGCACTCGAATACTCCAAGCCTTAGCGGCGTGTGAATGGAGAATTGATGGACCATTAGGGGCGGCCAAGCATCTGGGATTACATCCCAGCACCCTGAGAAGCCGATTGAAAAAATTCGGGATTAAGCGGCACTCTGAATAA
- a CDS encoding glycine betaine ABC transporter substrate-binding protein: MNTDRIRQRTEKISRGIVVGLLGVLYFFLSQPVWASETIVVGSKNFMESRLLAEMFAQLIEARTELTVTRRLGLAGTQVCFEALKTGGIDLYPEYTGTGLVTILGEPPMQDRVSVLNRVRTEFLHRWDIWWLAPLGFENSYALALPRDRAQTLGLRTISDLVRVAPHMKAGFGYEFIQREDGLAGLKKTYGLQFQEVIGMQQTLKYQATDKGEVDLLDVYTTDGRLAVYDFVVLKDDRRFFPPYEAAALVRGEILKRYPELGRVISLLTNAIDPIRMRELNLRIQEQGEPVPQVAHSALRALELVADNHVQPAASGEHSDSILSYMWSTRSNLALRTGEHLGLSGLGLFLGILVAIPLGLALERWRRGAEAIIRIIGMLQTIPSIALLAFMIPIFGVGALPAIMALWMYSLFPILRNTYSGLRDAAPNVVETGRALGMTEWQILRTIRLPLAAPTIMAGIRTSAIWTVGTATLAAFIGAGGLGVPIVAGLQLADVNLILSGALPATVLALSVDGLLGRVEQWARPRGLDPVR; the protein is encoded by the coding sequence ATGAACACCGATCGGATCAGACAACGCACAGAAAAGATCTCTAGAGGAATCGTGGTCGGACTTCTTGGAGTGCTCTATTTTTTTCTTTCTCAGCCGGTTTGGGCCTCTGAGACCATTGTGGTGGGATCCAAGAATTTTATGGAAAGCCGGCTGCTGGCAGAAATGTTCGCTCAACTCATTGAAGCCCGTACGGAATTAACCGTCACGCGTCGCCTCGGACTCGCCGGCACTCAAGTTTGTTTTGAGGCTTTAAAAACGGGAGGGATTGATCTTTATCCCGAATACACAGGAACAGGGCTCGTCACCATTCTGGGTGAACCGCCGATGCAGGATCGAGTATCTGTCTTGAACCGCGTTCGCACGGAGTTTCTTCACCGATGGGATATTTGGTGGCTGGCACCACTCGGATTTGAGAATTCTTATGCGCTAGCCCTTCCCCGTGATCGAGCGCAAACCTTAGGACTCCGAACGATTTCTGATCTTGTGCGTGTCGCCCCTCACATGAAAGCCGGATTTGGGTATGAATTTATCCAGCGAGAAGATGGATTGGCGGGGTTGAAAAAAACCTACGGGTTACAGTTTCAGGAAGTGATCGGCATGCAACAAACCTTGAAATATCAAGCCACAGATAAGGGAGAGGTTGACCTCTTAGATGTCTACACCACAGACGGACGCTTAGCCGTGTATGACTTTGTCGTCCTGAAAGATGATCGCCGGTTCTTCCCACCGTATGAGGCCGCAGCACTCGTTCGAGGGGAAATTCTCAAACGCTATCCGGAATTGGGACGGGTAATCAGTTTGCTCACCAATGCCATAGACCCAATACGCATGCGTGAATTAAATCTCCGGATTCAGGAACAGGGAGAACCGGTTCCCCAAGTAGCACATAGCGCCTTACGGGCACTCGAGCTTGTGGCCGACAATCACGTCCAACCAGCCGCCAGTGGGGAACATTCCGATTCCATTTTGTCCTACATGTGGAGCACACGTTCCAATTTGGCCCTGCGCACAGGAGAACATCTTGGGCTTTCCGGGCTAGGGTTGTTCCTGGGAATACTGGTCGCCATTCCATTGGGGCTGGCTCTCGAACGGTGGCGAAGAGGAGCGGAAGCAATCATCCGAATAATCGGCATGTTGCAAACGATTCCATCCATCGCACTTCTGGCCTTTATGATTCCGATATTTGGCGTAGGAGCGCTTCCCGCCATCATGGCCTTATGGATGTATTCGTTATTCCCCATTCTTCGAAATACCTATTCGGGGTTACGGGACGCAGCGCCAAATGTAGTGGAAACCGGGCGAGCCCTGGGTATGACGGAATGGCAAATTCTCCGCACTATTCGCCTTCCCCTCGCCGCGCCGACCATCATGGCGGGCATTCGCACCTCTGCCATCTGGACCGTCGGGACTGCCACACTGGCCGCCTTTATCGGAGCGGGAGGTTTGGGTGTCCCCATCGTGGCCGGCCTCCAGCTTGCGGATGTTAATCTGATCTTATCCGGCGCCTTACCCGCAACGGTATTGGCTCTATCGGTTGATGGGCTCTTGGGTCGAGTAGAACAATGGGCTCGGCCACGCGGCCTGGATCCGGTTCGATAA
- the egtD gene encoding L-histidine N(alpha)-methyltransferase has translation MSSQTDPSITIDLPLTREDPDLVKTQITRGLQASPKTLPSKLFYDEQGSTLFEQICELPEYYQTRTEHQLLTKCADEIVALSGAEELVELGSGAATKTRVLLDAMAKVDQLRYFVPFDVDEAIVRRVSEELVREYPGLQIHGVVGDFLCHLEHIPEGGKRLVVILGGTIGNLPAFAAQEFLSSVNSEMASGDYFLLGVQLITERSRLEAAYNDKQGITAKFNKNIIRVLGHQFGSQADPDSFDHIARYNNDEHRIEMWLRSREDQILDIQDLGLQVHLKQGEEIRTEISTKYDRRLAETLLAASGFALVKWYSDPESLIGLALAKKP, from the coding sequence ATGTCATCGCAAACAGATCCATCAATAACCATTGATCTTCCATTAACCAGAGAAGATCCGGACTTAGTCAAAACCCAAATCACCCGCGGTCTGCAAGCAAGCCCCAAAACCCTCCCTTCGAAACTCTTTTATGACGAACAGGGATCCACCCTGTTCGAACAAATATGCGAGTTGCCGGAATATTATCAAACACGCACCGAGCATCAGCTGCTCACCAAGTGCGCCGACGAAATTGTGGCTCTCAGCGGAGCTGAAGAACTCGTGGAATTAGGATCCGGCGCAGCCACAAAAACACGGGTTCTCCTCGATGCCATGGCCAAGGTTGACCAGCTGCGCTATTTCGTCCCCTTTGATGTCGATGAAGCCATTGTCCGACGGGTCTCAGAAGAACTGGTCCGCGAGTACCCCGGTCTCCAGATACATGGTGTGGTAGGGGATTTTCTTTGCCATTTGGAGCATATTCCGGAAGGCGGCAAACGCCTGGTAGTCATCCTTGGAGGAACCATTGGCAACCTTCCTGCTTTTGCCGCTCAAGAGTTCCTCTCCTCTGTGAACTCAGAAATGGCATCCGGGGATTATTTCTTATTGGGAGTCCAGCTCATCACGGAACGAAGTCGCCTGGAAGCCGCATATAATGACAAACAGGGCATTACAGCAAAATTTAACAAAAATATTATTCGTGTTCTTGGTCATCAGTTTGGATCTCAGGCTGATCCGGATTCGTTCGACCATATCGCCAGATACAACAATGATGAACATCGAATTGAAATGTGGCTCCGGTCACGAGAAGATCAAATTCTGGACATTCAGGATTTAGGATTACAAGTCCATCTCAAACAAGGGGAGGAAATCCGCACCGAAATCAGCACGAAATATGACCGCCGCTTGGCCGAAACACTTCTCGCGGCTTCGGGTTTTGCCTTGGTCAAATGGTACTCGGACCCTGAAAGCCTGATTGGCCTCGCGCTCGCCAAAAAACCCTAA
- a CDS encoding sigma-54 interaction domain-containing protein, which translates to MEDKDSLSSTDSHVLKDSDQELKRTLHDLQERVKELTALHSTTQLFHNEDLSTQELLQRIADLIPPSWQYPEVTAARIRFGHLEITTPNFVGSPWTQREEFICRDGTTGEIEVVYLEERPTEVEGPFLQEERNLLHSLGEMIRLQLDRKRTQAALREAHDVLEQRVLDRTSDLTTANRLLSREVTQRREAEEKLEDLIAEIQRNHDDLIAILNQLHIGTALTDRDGKVTFLSQAAQQLCGKSNFPHSGESWKALFSDPSYHVQIEDMVNRSPGERQEVLVRMSEVGGECTRWINVDVRDDPRDPERKMFFLYDASEVQTLRQLLGETGKYQDLIGASHSMQLVFQQIQDFSRVDSTILIEGETGTGKELVARAIHQASHRNEFPFIAVNCAGLTESLVASQLFGHKRGAFTGAVSDQQGLIEAAEGGTLFLDEIGDIPLTVQTSLLRVLQEWEITRLGESRLRKVNVRVLAATHHNLANDVSAGTFRADLLYRIRVGRVLLPALRERREDIPLLISHFLNQYRATTGRPVEAVSNEALRLLMAYAWPGNVRELKHAIEFAVIRCPQTIIQPQDLPPEVLNQDERLPVAPSEDITSSHDDDKEKILAALKQTGGNRSAAAKLLGIARLTLYRRMSRLGIPARRKTSSI; encoded by the coding sequence ATGGAAGACAAAGATTCCTTGTCATCTACCGATAGTCACGTATTGAAGGATTCGGATCAAGAATTGAAGCGGACTTTGCACGATCTCCAGGAACGCGTGAAAGAACTGACCGCACTCCATTCCACCACACAATTGTTTCACAACGAAGATTTATCGACTCAGGAATTACTTCAACGCATTGCCGATCTTATTCCGCCCTCCTGGCAATACCCGGAAGTCACAGCCGCCCGGATTCGGTTTGGTCATCTGGAAATTACGACCCCTAATTTTGTGGGATCCCCGTGGACCCAGCGGGAAGAGTTTATTTGCCGAGATGGAACGACGGGTGAAATTGAAGTCGTGTATCTGGAGGAACGCCCGACGGAAGTTGAAGGCCCCTTCCTCCAAGAAGAGCGGAATTTATTGCACTCACTGGGAGAGATGATCCGGTTGCAGTTGGATCGGAAGCGGACGCAAGCTGCCCTTCGTGAGGCGCATGATGTGCTGGAGCAGCGGGTGCTGGACAGAACATCAGACCTGACGACGGCCAATCGTTTACTGTCGCGGGAAGTGACCCAACGGAGAGAAGCCGAAGAGAAATTAGAGGACTTAATTGCGGAGATCCAGCGGAATCATGATGATCTCATTGCTATTTTAAATCAATTGCATATCGGGACTGCCCTGACCGACAGAGATGGAAAGGTGACCTTTCTGAGTCAGGCGGCCCAACAGTTATGCGGGAAATCGAATTTTCCTCATTCAGGTGAGTCCTGGAAAGCGTTGTTTAGCGATCCTTCCTATCATGTTCAAATTGAGGACATGGTGAATCGTTCTCCTGGTGAACGGCAGGAGGTCTTAGTGCGCATGTCTGAGGTTGGCGGAGAGTGCACTCGTTGGATCAATGTGGATGTCAGAGATGATCCACGAGATCCGGAACGGAAAATGTTTTTCTTGTACGATGCCTCGGAGGTGCAGACCCTTCGTCAACTATTAGGAGAGACGGGCAAATATCAGGATCTTATTGGCGCCAGTCATTCCATGCAATTGGTTTTCCAGCAGATTCAGGATTTTTCCCGTGTGGATTCCACCATACTTATTGAGGGAGAGACCGGAACAGGCAAGGAACTAGTCGCTCGTGCCATTCACCAAGCCAGCCACCGTAATGAGTTTCCTTTTATTGCAGTGAATTGTGCGGGGTTGACCGAATCACTCGTCGCCAGCCAATTATTTGGGCATAAGCGTGGGGCCTTCACAGGCGCCGTATCAGATCAGCAGGGATTGATCGAAGCCGCTGAAGGAGGAACTTTGTTTCTGGATGAAATCGGGGATATTCCGCTCACCGTCCAAACCAGTCTGCTTCGAGTTCTGCAAGAATGGGAAATTACCCGTCTTGGGGAATCTCGGCTCCGGAAAGTGAATGTTCGTGTGCTTGCGGCCACCCATCATAATCTTGCCAACGATGTCAGTGCGGGAACCTTCCGGGCTGACCTGTTGTATCGGATTCGGGTTGGGAGAGTGTTATTGCCTGCGCTGCGGGAACGACGGGAAGATATCCCATTGTTAATCAGCCATTTTCTGAACCAATATCGGGCGACAACAGGAAGGCCTGTTGAGGCCGTGAGTAATGAAGCGCTCCGGCTGTTGATGGCCTATGCTTGGCCTGGAAACGTTCGCGAACTCAAGCATGCCATTGAATTCGCCGTCATTCGATGTCCTCAGACGATTATTCAACCTCAAGATTTACCGCCAGAGGTGCTTAATCAGGATGAAAGGCTTCCAGTGGCACCCTCTGAAGACATCACTTCAAGCCATGATGATGATAAGGAGAAGATTCTCGCGGCATTGAAGCAGACGGGAGGGAATCGTTCAGCCGCCGCAAAGCTCCTTGGGATCGCACGCCTCACGTTGTATCGTCGCATGTCACGCCTCGGAATTCCTGCTCGCCGTAAGACGTCTTCCATTTGA